Proteins co-encoded in one Psychromonas sp. L1A2 genomic window:
- a CDS encoding elongation factor P hydroxylase: MNDRFTDDEFCQYLIGILANVFPDLSIEGGADEPFYQAAKDNAKAVIYFRDNYPRSLLHELSHYCLAGYRRRMLDDFGYWYSPCGRSAEEQNKFEMVEARPQGLEKVMCEILGIKFSASIDDFSGRPPSDAFLQRLEAAYQEMLINPPPTALKVLNGLKNQCTQ; encoded by the coding sequence ATGAATGACCGTTTTACCGATGATGAATTTTGCCAATATTTAATCGGCATATTGGCAAATGTTTTTCCTGATTTGAGTATAGAAGGCGGGGCAGACGAACCCTTTTATCAAGCAGCAAAAGACAATGCCAAAGCAGTGATCTATTTTCGTGATAATTACCCGAGAAGCCTATTGCATGAATTGTCTCATTATTGTTTGGCTGGGTATCGAAGAAGAATGTTAGACGATTTTGGCTATTGGTATTCGCCATGTGGCAGAAGTGCAGAAGAACAGAATAAATTTGAAATGGTGGAAGCAAGGCCTCAGGGCTTAGAAAAAGTCATGTGTGAAATTCTGGGGATTAAGTTTTCGGCGAGTATTGATGATTTTTCAGGAAGACCACCATCGGATGCATTTTTGCAGAGACTGGAAGCGGCTTATCAAGAAATGCTGATTAATCCACCGCCTACTGCTTTAAAAGTATTAAATGGTTTAAAAAACCAGTGCACACAGTAA
- the pdxH gene encoding pyridoxamine 5'-phosphate oxidase, translating into MSLLSKLRCAFTLGQGVLIENKALTTTNDPIQFFDTWLKEAESTGVVLPESMSVSTCTTEGRPSSRMVLLKEVDQNGFVFFTNYGSRKAGELEQNPFAALLFHWNILQRQVRIEGKIERISHEESEAYFHSRGRGSQIGAWASKQSQVLDQRQTLVDSVKFYEEKFAGKTIPLPEFWGGYRVIPEKIEFWQGKADRLHDRFIYTKKQTEWVITRLNP; encoded by the coding sequence ATGTCATTACTCAGTAAACTTCGTTGCGCATTCACCTTAGGACAAGGTGTCTTAATTGAAAATAAAGCACTCACGACCACTAATGACCCAATTCAGTTTTTTGATACTTGGTTGAAAGAGGCTGAAAGCACAGGTGTTGTATTACCTGAGTCGATGTCAGTTTCAACTTGTACGACTGAAGGACGACCTTCTTCACGTATGGTGTTATTAAAAGAAGTTGATCAAAATGGCTTTGTATTCTTCACTAACTACGGCAGTAGAAAAGCCGGTGAACTAGAGCAAAACCCTTTTGCTGCTTTATTATTTCATTGGAATATTTTACAACGTCAAGTGCGTATCGAAGGTAAAATTGAGCGTATTAGCCATGAAGAATCTGAAGCTTATTTTCATTCTCGCGGACGTGGTAGTCAAATTGGAGCTTGGGCTTCAAAACAAAGCCAAGTATTAGATCAACGCCAAACACTTGTTGATAGTGTGAAGTTTTACGAAGAAAAATTTGCAGGCAAAACCATTCCTTTACCTGAGTTCTGGGGGGGGTACCGTGTTATCCCTGAAAAAATTGAGTTTTGGCAAGGTAAAGCAGATCGGTTACATGATCGTTTTATTTATACAAAAAAACAGACTGAATGGGTGATAACTCGCTTAAATCCTTAA
- a CDS encoding EAL domain-containing protein — MKIDKSFVDGIATCNDDFTLCSAIIAMAQRLGMHIVAEGIEDEVQLQILNQLGCDTAQGYLLGRPASFEDNLQRWK, encoded by the coding sequence TTGAAAATAGATAAAAGTTTTGTAGATGGCATTGCCACCTGTAATGATGACTTTACGCTATGTAGTGCGATAATCGCAATGGCTCAACGTCTAGGCATGCATATTGTGGCTGAAGGCATTGAGGATGAGGTGCAATTACAAATACTCAACCAATTAGGGTGTGATACAGCGCAAGGCTATTTATTAGGGCGACCGGCTTCTTTTGAAGATAATTTACAACGTTGGAAATGA
- a CDS encoding Solitary outer membrane autotransporter beta-barrel domain, whose amino-acid sequence MNIKYHSKLILIALSTGAFSSHVHAADSSSFDSTEEAFAIATLMSDSGALTFGFTNFDLEVDDPGFGDEDTVDLKNSLNVFVIPYTWDLEPKSDAWDHALTVRAFYINSDRDSEIFSDVTDELKQDTFGVYGSYSQFYHVTDHWYVTSALGLHLIYYKNDYNYGDGFPEETKATFDNNEFNISAFTAIIEPEVGIGYEREETWGTWRAHNNNNYIYGQGLAGSIDDPYSINPEGWRVTNGVEFTVGVPDLWGVGDFLTIDLKRIDLFGDLTAIADNGYYYETSFGWVIDTNNQIPLLDNIGIGLSINYGSSISGATLVLYWNE is encoded by the coding sequence ATGAATATTAAGTATCACAGTAAACTTATACTAATTGCCTTATCTACGGGAGCATTTAGTAGTCATGTGCATGCAGCTGATAGTTCCTCTTTTGACTCAACTGAAGAAGCCTTTGCCATTGCGACATTAATGTCTGATAGCGGTGCGTTGACTTTTGGTTTTACTAATTTTGATTTAGAAGTGGATGACCCTGGCTTTGGCGATGAAGATACTGTTGATTTAAAAAACAGTTTAAATGTATTTGTAATTCCCTATACATGGGATTTAGAGCCTAAGAGTGATGCTTGGGATCATGCTCTGACTGTACGTGCTTTTTATATAAATTCAGACCGTGACAGTGAAATCTTCTCTGATGTCACAGATGAATTAAAGCAAGACACCTTTGGTGTGTATGGTAGTTATTCTCAGTTTTACCATGTTACTGATCATTGGTATGTAACCTCCGCTTTAGGGTTACATCTTATCTATTATAAAAATGATTATAATTATGGTGATGGTTTTCCAGAAGAGACTAAAGCAACCTTTGATAACAATGAATTCAATATCAGTGCTTTCACTGCCATTATAGAGCCTGAAGTAGGTATCGGTTATGAAAGAGAAGAAACCTGGGGCACATGGAGAGCACACAATAATAACAACTATATATATGGGCAAGGTTTAGCAGGCTCTATTGATGACCCTTATAGCATTAATCCAGAAGGTTGGCGTGTCACTAATGGTGTAGAATTTACGGTGGGTGTACCTGATTTATGGGGTGTTGGTGATTTTTTAACTATCGACCTTAAAAGGATTGATCTGTTTGGTGATTTAACTGCTATTGCAGATAATGGCTATTATTATGAAACGAGTTTCGGTTGGGTAATTGATACTAATAACCAAATTCCATTGCTAGATAATATTGGTATCGGGCTTTCTATTAATTATGGAAGTTCAATCAGTGGTGCAACACTAGTGCTTTATTGGAACGAATAA
- a CDS encoding response regulator, with translation MQEVNQLNVFVADDSKPSKMLTIIMLQSLGCSVTGADDGLEALDITSKQPFDLIFLDENMPGLKGSDVAEQLCIVESSGINRNTPKVSLTGLVGEDAVENLYKKGITHHIEKPVTKAMLESFLTSWHEGN, from the coding sequence ATGCAAGAAGTAAATCAATTAAATGTGTTTGTGGCAGATGATAGTAAGCCTAGTAAGATGCTGACTATTATCATGTTACAAAGCTTAGGTTGTTCGGTGACGGGTGCTGATGATGGGCTCGAAGCCTTAGATATAACCAGTAAGCAGCCATTCGATCTTATTTTCTTAGATGAAAACATGCCAGGCTTAAAGGGCAGTGATGTCGCAGAACAACTATGTATTGTTGAAAGTAGTGGAATAAATAGGAACACACCTAAGGTGTCGTTGACAGGACTTGTGGGGGAAGACGCTGTTGAAAATCTATATAAAAAGGGCATTACCCATCATATTGAAAAACCTGTCACAAAGGCAATGTTAGAAAGTTTTTTGACATCATGGCATGAAGGAAATTAA
- a CDS encoding phosphate/phosphite/phosphonate ABC transporter substrate-binding protein, which produces MKILIPLLMTIYISFSVYSVNASTIANGENAINHSVKEIENTEVRPLVFGVVPQQSAAKLARNWIPLLKFVSEKTGVELKFATAPDIPTFERRLANGDYDIAYMNPYHYVVLNKEVGFKALVHEKDKRIKGIIVANKNSSINKLEDLSDQVIAFPSPASFAATLIPKANLINKGIGFTFQYVNSHDAVYRNIAEGRFVAGGGIMRTFNALPESVRSKLKIIWASDKYTPHAIATYPSVNEASRQKLIAGFLAVESADTSVQLLTPLAMKGFVKANCNDWDDVRDLNINFLLGQK; this is translated from the coding sequence ATGAAAATATTAATTCCATTATTGATGACCATTTATATTTCGTTTTCTGTTTACTCCGTGAACGCAAGCACCATTGCAAATGGTGAAAATGCGATTAATCACTCTGTAAAAGAAATTGAAAATACTGAAGTGAGACCTTTAGTCTTTGGTGTCGTTCCTCAACAATCTGCAGCTAAGTTGGCTAGAAACTGGATACCTTTACTCAAATTTGTAAGTGAAAAAACAGGTGTTGAGTTAAAGTTTGCAACGGCTCCCGATATTCCTACTTTTGAAAGACGACTTGCTAATGGCGATTATGACATCGCGTATATGAACCCATATCATTATGTTGTGCTTAATAAAGAAGTCGGGTTTAAAGCGTTGGTACATGAGAAAGATAAAAGAATTAAAGGCATTATTGTGGCTAATAAAAATAGCTCAATCAATAAATTGGAAGACTTATCAGATCAAGTCATTGCTTTCCCTTCTCCAGCTTCTTTTGCTGCAACCTTGATCCCTAAAGCTAATTTAATTAATAAAGGTATCGGTTTTACATTTCAATATGTTAATTCTCATGATGCGGTTTATCGCAATATTGCCGAAGGCCGCTTTGTGGCTGGAGGAGGCATTATGCGTACTTTTAATGCCTTGCCTGAAAGCGTTAGAAGTAAATTAAAAATTATTTGGGCATCAGACAAGTATACACCGCATGCAATTGCTACTTATCCAAGTGTTAATGAAGCTAGTCGACAAAAATTAATTGCTGGTTTTTTAGCGGTTGAAAGTGCTGATACGAGTGTTCAATTGCTAACGCCACTTGCAATGAAAGGGTTTGTAAAAGCGAATTGTAATGATTGGGATGATGTTCGTGATTTAAATATCAACTTTTTACTTGGTCAAAAATAA
- a CDS encoding YHYH protein produces MLIACGESDLSTSKPNVTKEAINTDNFISGALTTAPVIVDCALSGGTQTTCYRLTIAGAPADPETSPEGPYCPQNISSSKEEGGTWIDGKGTVYKVDGKFIENLSTLYKDKQWQMYDIKTGKVTIISGARGCEVAGDPRPIPGFNNFCLECPLDEIDGGIKKTVFIPTKPVPTSKPTQIRGRDNTGIALNGVLLGPPAPLDMILSSHTLGVFDQCGGHANPHEGYHYHAANGCAELGIQKDGHSPMIGYALDGYAIYAKTDKSTIEAEGLDECSGETDQIRGYHYHASAPGKNQIFGCYMGEKGYFEEDARSEQSRPKMDDNEPSHRPLDE; encoded by the coding sequence ATGTTAATAGCTTGCGGTGAAAGTGATCTCAGCACTTCAAAGCCGAACGTTACTAAAGAAGCAATTAACACTGATAATTTTATCTCAGGCGCCCTAACAACTGCCCCTGTAATTGTCGATTGCGCCTTGAGCGGAGGAACTCAAACCACCTGTTATCGTTTAACCATTGCTGGTGCTCCTGCCGATCCTGAGACCTCCCCGGAAGGCCCCTACTGCCCCCAAAACATTTCATCGAGTAAAGAGGAAGGCGGAACATGGATTGATGGCAAAGGCACTGTTTATAAAGTAGATGGAAAATTCATTGAAAATTTATCGACGCTTTACAAAGATAAACAATGGCAAATGTATGATATAAAAACAGGTAAAGTCACCATCATAAGTGGTGCGAGAGGCTGTGAAGTAGCAGGCGATCCACGACCAATTCCAGGGTTTAACAATTTTTGTCTAGAATGCCCACTTGATGAAATCGATGGCGGCATAAAGAAAACAGTCTTTATCCCAACAAAACCGGTACCCACTAGCAAACCCACTCAGATTAGAGGTCGAGACAATACAGGTATTGCATTAAATGGCGTGTTATTAGGGCCACCAGCTCCACTTGATATGATACTAAGCAGTCATACGCTAGGGGTATTTGACCAATGCGGTGGACATGCTAATCCACATGAAGGTTATCATTATCACGCTGCGAATGGATGCGCTGAGCTTGGTATCCAAAAAGATGGACATTCACCAATGATTGGTTATGCCTTAGATGGATATGCTATTTATGCAAAGACAGACAAGAGCACTATAGAAGCAGAAGGACTGGACGAGTGCAGTGGTGAAACAGATCAAATTCGTGGTTATCATTACCATGCTTCAGCGCCAGGTAAAAACCAAATTTTTGGTTGTTATATGGGTGAAAAAGGTTATTTTGAAGAAGACGCAAGATCTGAACAGTCACGACCTAAAATGGATGATAATGAACCTAGTCATAGACCACTAGATGAGTAA
- a CDS encoding Hpt domain-containing protein: MDILIDESVIENMKEDLGEDTCQILIGLFIEETASLFADLKIAFEAMDLKAIESATHILKNSAVLYGATSVATKAKEINDRLCLPSKLATSTDYQLLELIQTTLQAYNNKYYKVI; encoded by the coding sequence ATGGATATTTTAATTGATGAAAGTGTTATTGAAAATATGAAAGAGGATTTAGGGGAAGATACCTGCCAAATATTAATCGGTTTGTTTATTGAAGAAACGGCCTCGTTATTCGCCGATTTAAAAATTGCTTTTGAAGCAATGGATTTAAAAGCAATTGAAAGTGCGACACACATCCTTAAAAATTCGGCGGTACTTTATGGTGCCACTTCTGTTGCAACGAAAGCTAAAGAAATCAATGATAGATTATGTTTACCATCAAAGCTGGCTACCAGCACAGATTATCAATTATTAGAACTGATCCAAACAACACTACAAGCGTATAACAATAAATATTACAAGGTTATTTAG
- a CDS encoding response regulator — MSFRLKTMLMIGLTEALFLLLLLWQALAYIERSGEEALYSRASETSHLFSLLVKSSVISSDIASLDEITQQIVKLKDIRYIRVIDNIGVLAQAGDTSSLKNGFIEDTKVYQIDDGLFDAQVLVSVSGVEFAKVQVGLSVDSLLLFVTDARYRLIMIALAELLIVALVSLILSRYLTKGLLALQKVALAVTKGDMSSRATIISKDELGVTAGAFNVMLDKINCDQKKLNKNAIHLTKAKQIAEDASQAKSRFLSQMSHEIRSPMNAVLGAVNLVAEQIKEPPEYIRLLNTAKTSGNALLGVVNDILDFSKIEAGHMELKFSEVNLAELVEDVLNSVEAKTAKNELTLLGDVSPGVIGRVITDAIHFRQILNILVDNACKFTDKGVVMVSLSRVTSEDGDEMLHVSVKDSGMGIKQSSLTKIFDEFEQVDSTLEARTSGTGLGLNIAQGLINLMKGSIGVSSVLGEGSEFYFTLPVIFVDQAELKMPMLEGPMVLVSSNHSLRTIFTEKMSYMNVDYFEFDNISVLREQMDERFLSNTAIWLIDDNVLSNAEECHNDWVNSLNININCISSLGKELPLPYRDFNRINRPIFCHDICYLSSINKTNVSVKIKRVRSQNNQKNSILLVDDIEANRFIAGETLKNRGYKVCFACDGIEALEILEKQSFDVILMDVRMPRMNGIDAVRYLKSGESLNRHTPVIAMTANAEVSEMERCKAAGMDDFIGKPFDTQILVECINRCIYNTKIKMQSITETKAETKAETNIENNYDESNNNHATNNTNNGKDELTEEAFLSKEVLLSKESLKALVADTSPVAVLTLIGFFIDDINHRSELINQSLKSADLEGLGDHAHALKSSAGSLGAEAMFSFCKNLEQASLAKDLPKAEGICKQLNLIAERTLVVYKDFKNSQTDSA; from the coding sequence ATGTCGTTTCGATTAAAAACAATGCTAATGATAGGACTAACAGAAGCGCTATTTTTACTGTTATTACTGTGGCAAGCATTAGCTTATATTGAACGCTCTGGTGAAGAAGCGCTATATAGCCGAGCGAGCGAAACGTCACATCTATTTAGTTTATTGGTTAAAAGTTCGGTTATTTCGTCTGATATTGCTTCTCTTGATGAAATTACTCAGCAAATAGTAAAACTGAAAGACATTCGTTATATACGTGTTATCGATAATATAGGTGTTTTGGCGCAAGCGGGTGACACAAGTAGCTTAAAAAATGGCTTTATTGAAGATACTAAAGTGTATCAAATTGACGATGGTCTTTTTGATGCTCAAGTATTAGTGTCGGTATCAGGAGTGGAATTCGCAAAAGTCCAAGTGGGTTTATCTGTTGACTCATTATTGTTATTTGTCACTGATGCTCGTTATCGTTTAATTATGATCGCATTAGCTGAATTATTGATTGTCGCTTTAGTCTCTTTAATTTTGAGCCGATATTTAACAAAAGGTTTACTCGCTCTACAAAAAGTAGCATTAGCAGTTACTAAAGGAGATATGAGCTCTCGAGCAACAATCATATCAAAAGATGAACTTGGTGTTACCGCTGGAGCTTTTAATGTTATGTTGGATAAGATTAATTGCGATCAGAAAAAACTTAATAAAAATGCAATTCACCTCACTAAAGCGAAGCAAATAGCAGAAGACGCCTCTCAAGCTAAATCCAGATTTTTATCGCAAATGAGCCATGAAATACGTTCTCCAATGAATGCAGTTTTAGGTGCAGTCAATTTAGTAGCTGAACAAATTAAAGAGCCCCCTGAATATATTCGCTTGTTAAATACGGCTAAAACCAGCGGTAATGCGTTACTTGGTGTTGTGAATGACATACTCGATTTTTCTAAAATTGAGGCAGGGCACATGGAGTTGAAATTCAGTGAAGTTAACCTAGCAGAATTAGTGGAAGATGTACTGAACAGTGTGGAAGCAAAGACTGCTAAGAATGAGTTAACCTTGTTAGGAGATGTATCACCAGGCGTGATTGGACGTGTTATTACCGATGCAATCCATTTCCGCCAAATACTGAATATTCTTGTTGATAATGCTTGTAAATTTACAGACAAAGGCGTGGTGATGGTATCACTTAGTCGCGTGACATCAGAAGATGGTGATGAAATGTTGCACGTAAGTGTGAAAGATTCTGGTATGGGGATTAAACAGAGCTCTCTGACTAAGATATTTGATGAATTTGAACAAGTCGATTCAACATTAGAAGCAAGAACCTCTGGTACTGGGCTTGGTTTAAATATTGCCCAAGGACTTATTAATTTAATGAAGGGGTCTATTGGTGTTAGCAGTGTACTAGGCGAAGGTAGTGAATTTTATTTTACCTTGCCCGTTATATTTGTTGACCAAGCTGAATTGAAAATGCCTATGCTTGAAGGGCCAATGGTATTGGTTTCTAGCAATCACAGTTTACGTACTATTTTTACCGAAAAAATGAGTTACATGAATGTTGATTATTTTGAGTTTGATAATATTAGTGTTTTACGCGAGCAAATGGACGAACGTTTTTTAAGCAATACTGCTATCTGGTTAATAGATGATAACGTATTGAGTAACGCCGAAGAATGTCATAATGATTGGGTAAATAGCCTTAACATTAATATCAATTGTATTAGTAGCCTAGGGAAGGAATTGCCTTTACCTTATCGAGATTTTAACCGTATAAATAGACCGATATTTTGTCATGATATATGCTATTTAAGTTCCATTAATAAAACTAATGTATCGGTAAAAATAAAAAGGGTACGTAGTCAGAATAATCAGAAAAATAGTATCTTGTTAGTGGATGATATAGAAGCAAATCGTTTCATAGCAGGGGAAACCTTAAAGAATCGTGGTTATAAAGTGTGCTTTGCTTGTGATGGTATTGAAGCGCTAGAGATATTAGAAAAACAATCATTTGATGTGATTTTAATGGATGTTCGTATGCCAAGAATGAATGGCATCGATGCAGTAAGATATTTAAAAAGTGGTGAGAGTCTTAATCGTCATACACCTGTTATTGCGATGACAGCTAATGCTGAAGTCTCGGAAATGGAGAGGTGTAAAGCGGCTGGAATGGATGACTTTATTGGTAAGCCTTTTGATACTCAAATATTAGTTGAATGTATTAATCGTTGTATATACAACACTAAAATTAAGATGCAATCTATTACTGAAACTAAAGCTGAAACTAAAGCTGAAACTAATATAGAAAATAACTACGATGAAAGTAATAACAACCATGCTACTAACAACACGAATAATGGCAAAGATGAGTTAACAGAAGAAGCATTTTTATCGAAAGAAGTATTACTATCAAAAGAGTCGCTTAAAGCTTTAGTTGCTGATACATCACCTGTCGCCGTTTTAACCTTAATTGGCTTTTTTATCGATGATATCAACCATCGTAGTGAGTTGATTAACCAGTCCCTTAAAAGCGCTGATTTAGAGGGGCTTGGTGATCATGCTCATGCATTAAAAAGCTCAGCAGGTTCACTAGGTGCTGAAGCTATGTTTTCATTCTGTAAAAATTTAGAGCAAGCTAGTTTAGCAAAAGACCTTCCTAAAGCTGAAGGTATCTGTAAACAGCTAAATCTTATAGCTGAACGGACTTTAGTGGTTTACAAAGACTTCAAAAATAGCCAAACAGACTCTGCTTAA
- a CDS encoding sigma-54-dependent transcriptional regulator — protein MPITSQKTLVYIVEDSLSSGALYRSQLEKAGYETKHFVDGYSALAAIKEKMPSVIIQDVCLPDISGLNVLQFVNRQESPARVIIITSNSSIEVAVDAMRLGGFDFIEKPFSRERMVTSVQDALKQIHLEEVESKKVKVESSVIPELSFIGESLAMKTVFRLLDSALRSKASVFVTGESGTGKEVCAQYLHSYSARKEAPLIAINCAAIPGELFESEFFGHIKGSFSGAVSDRKGAVEAANGGTLFLDEICEMDLNLQAKLLRFLQTGTFSRVGSTDVIQSDVRVICATNRHPAAEVGEGRFREDLYYRLNVIPIQLPPLRDRGNDILLLANTILIDKNDDNQKTFHQFSPQVEAMFMQYDWPGNIRELQNIIENMVVIHSGTEVTLDMLPENFAQGAHHKVGPITTAVHHHNTHSHITNNALEHQSEIKDIIPMWLVEKITIEKAIDICEGNIPLAAAHLGVSASTIYRKIKSWQNGVA, from the coding sequence ATGCCAATAACATCGCAAAAAACGTTAGTTTATATTGTAGAGGATAGTTTATCTAGCGGTGCTTTATACCGTTCTCAACTTGAAAAAGCAGGTTATGAAACCAAGCATTTTGTAGATGGTTATTCTGCTCTAGCTGCGATAAAAGAAAAGATGCCTAGTGTAATCATTCAAGATGTTTGTTTACCAGATATCAGCGGACTAAACGTTTTACAATTTGTAAACCGTCAAGAGTCGCCGGCACGCGTCATTATCATTACTTCAAATAGTTCTATTGAAGTCGCTGTTGATGCAATGCGACTGGGTGGTTTTGACTTTATCGAAAAGCCTTTTTCTCGTGAAAGAATGGTGACGTCAGTACAAGATGCGCTCAAACAAATCCATTTAGAAGAAGTCGAGTCTAAAAAAGTAAAAGTTGAATCATCGGTTATACCTGAACTGTCATTTATTGGTGAATCTTTGGCAATGAAAACGGTATTTCGTCTACTGGATAGTGCATTACGCAGTAAAGCCAGTGTCTTTGTTACTGGCGAAAGTGGTACAGGTAAAGAAGTCTGCGCGCAATATTTACATAGTTATAGTGCTAGAAAAGAGGCACCTTTAATTGCTATCAATTGTGCTGCTATACCTGGTGAGTTATTTGAATCAGAGTTTTTCGGACACATTAAAGGATCTTTTAGTGGCGCTGTTTCTGATAGAAAAGGAGCCGTAGAAGCGGCTAATGGTGGTACTTTATTTCTAGATGAAATCTGCGAAATGGATCTAAATTTACAAGCTAAATTATTACGTTTTTTACAAACGGGTACATTCAGTCGTGTGGGAAGCACAGACGTTATTCAAAGTGATGTCAGAGTGATTTGTGCAACGAACCGTCACCCTGCAGCTGAAGTTGGCGAAGGGCGTTTTAGAGAAGATTTATATTATCGATTGAACGTTATTCCGATTCAATTACCGCCTTTGCGTGACCGAGGAAATGATATTTTATTACTCGCGAATACTATTTTAATTGATAAAAATGATGATAATCAAAAAACATTTCATCAATTTTCGCCTCAGGTAGAGGCAATGTTTATGCAATATGATTGGCCTGGTAATATTCGAGAATTGCAAAATATTATTGAAAATATGGTGGTAATACATTCAGGGACTGAAGTGACGCTTGATATGTTACCGGAAAATTTTGCTCAAGGTGCTCATCATAAAGTGGGCCCTATTACGACCGCAGTTCATCATCATAATACTCACTCACATATCACTAACAATGCGTTGGAGCATCAGTCTGAAATTAAAGATATTATTCCAATGTGGTTGGTAGAAAAAATTACAATTGAAAAGGCCATTGATATTTGTGAGGGTAATATTCCTCTCGCTGCTGCTCACTTAGGTGTGAGTGCTTCAACCATTTATCGTAAAATAAAAAGTTGGCAAAACGGTGTTGCTTAA
- a CDS encoding EAL domain-containing protein → MQNSKLIGFEALIRCHSPQFGCISPDKFIPHAEESGQIVELGGWIFQQVLLDLKRFLQYGLKDIVVSINVSAVQIAKTDIFNQIMTLVEKLEIPTRCIKLELTETALIQNPKVIAKVFDAFQREGVEIWVDDFGTGFCFFKLIT, encoded by the coding sequence ATGCAGAATAGCAAGTTAATTGGTTTCGAAGCTCTAATACGTTGTCATAGTCCTCAATTTGGTTGTATTTCTCCAGATAAGTTTATTCCCCATGCAGAAGAAAGTGGCCAAATTGTTGAGCTAGGTGGGTGGATATTTCAACAAGTACTGTTGGATCTCAAGCGTTTCCTCCAATACGGATTAAAAGATATTGTCGTTTCTATTAACGTTTCTGCTGTTCAGATAGCGAAAACAGATATTTTTAATCAAATAATGACTTTGGTGGAAAAATTAGAGATTCCAACGCGTTGTATCAAATTAGAATTAACTGAAACTGCATTAATTCAAAATCCGAAAGTAATTGCCAAGGTGTTTGATGCTTTTCAAAGAGAGGGGGTAGAAATTTGGGTAGATGATTTTGGGACTGGTTTTTGCTTCTTTAAGCTTATTACGTGA